In a single window of the Acidobacteriaceae bacterium genome:
- a CDS encoding tetratricopeptide repeat protein, with product MRRILLCALLAIISAPSLSAEDPNTALANLSDLSRRGQLPQLIQAASSLLEADQLNPTDRAMTLTYLGYAYQQTGEFTKATANYEKALAVLERDGQHPSEYAATLGPLATVYAQIGQIDTAKHLLLRSVHLFENENDHGGAAMAWNDLAAIAAQQHLRHEAHKDMARSNDEQQLASNMTPGELAAITTTAGRIAELDGDARTAIQDYGRALELWKQTNQDQQQRTAWLYVLLGGAYLQAGDIADARETAGRGLALFEATSGRQSPRYFAAQLTYAKVLDASGAHNEAATLRKEAQESLNTATDRQRAQSEISVSALR from the coding sequence ATGCGGCGAATCCTGCTTTGTGCGCTTCTCGCAATCATCAGCGCGCCCTCTCTGAGCGCTGAAGATCCAAACACCGCGCTCGCCAACCTGTCCGACTTAAGCCGCCGCGGCCAACTCCCGCAGTTGATCCAGGCCGCGAGTTCTCTTCTCGAAGCGGATCAGTTAAATCCAACGGACCGGGCCATGACGTTGACCTATCTCGGCTACGCCTACCAGCAAACAGGAGAGTTCACCAAAGCGACCGCTAACTACGAGAAGGCCCTTGCGGTCCTCGAGCGCGACGGCCAGCACCCGTCGGAATACGCCGCAACTCTCGGTCCCCTGGCAACTGTGTACGCACAGATCGGCCAGATCGACACGGCCAAACACCTGCTGCTTCGATCGGTTCATCTGTTCGAGAACGAAAACGATCACGGTGGCGCCGCAATGGCGTGGAATGATCTCGCGGCCATCGCCGCCCAGCAGCATTTACGCCATGAGGCTCATAAGGATATGGCGCGCTCGAACGACGAACAGCAACTGGCGAGCAACATGACTCCGGGTGAGCTCGCCGCCATCACAACGACCGCGGGGCGGATTGCCGAACTCGACGGAGATGCCCGCACTGCCATCCAGGACTATGGGCGCGCCCTCGAGCTCTGGAAGCAGACCAACCAGGACCAGCAGCAGAGAACGGCGTGGCTCTACGTGCTTCTCGGTGGCGCTTATCTGCAGGCTGGGGACATCGCGGACGCACGCGAAACGGCCGGCCGCGGTTTAGCCCTGTTCGAAGCGACCTCCGGCCGCCAAAGTCCGCGGTACTTTGCCGCACAGCTCACCTACGCGAAAGTGCTTGACGCCTCCGGCGCCCACAACGAAGCGGCCACGCTGCGCAAGGAGGCGCAAGAGAGCCTAAATACTGCGACAGACCGCCAACGCGCTCAGTCAGAGATCAGCGTCTCTGCATTGCGTTGA
- a CDS encoding carboxypeptidase-like regulatory domain-containing protein, whose protein sequence is MMRKSPRWKSAALTLLCVSFLGFETTAHPQTSSATISGHVVDKSNGAVPAAKVTLINQLTNVRVQTSVRHDGDFVFPDVEPGTFTVVVDAQGYKELRKVNLILSASQNLSAGTLVLDVGEVNESVTVAADITPIQTTSSERSEVLDTKQMENLLAVGRDAMALTRTMPGVVVSGGGGGYGSSSLGTEATPTVNGVNSEYNSATVDGVTGNTRGLSTLDTPLNLDAIQEITILTANYQAQYGKTAGSNINIVTKNGTSRFHGTAYEYFRNEDLNANSWFNNYTGAPRARYRYNTIGGTLGGPIFWPGHFDRNKNKLFFFISVEDSPITTPDGLKYYRVPTQLEVSGDFSQTYNQGTATQNASTLVRIKDPNASGACAVNSATPGPGCFQNNVIPPADINKQEQALLNIIYQNTLVLNPQFAFNNVTISNNNYNYITNYSADKPVNQEIFRIDYAPTQKIHMFGRGDLETVNDNDFSSPANNLPWLMRVNYRTTNPNFVYNLIYTFKPNLVNELNLGTAGWSETQLYSNADLTKAQLSSGGYNVPALYPGVNPLNLLPAVSFGLTNSANFGWDSRFPMTDQVRSYSATDNVTWILGRHTLKGGVDAQTDSYLQVNHNRVGNFSYATDTKNPNNFNFAYANTLLGYFDTMSEVTQLVNYKPRTNAFEWYTQDQWQATKKLLLDYGVRYSWDIAQRLSAGNNFAPELYSASAAPILYQPLNSTNSVDPTTGNKYPAAYAGLFVPNTGNLSNGVLNVNTKGFPQGTVYGNGVLFAPRVGFAFDPTGRGNSVIRGGYGIFYNVRARSGQEGDLTNNAPTTNSPEQFYGNINTFQNASGLNGPFSVSHAIPLHQKTIYTENASIGVQQKLGWGTVFDLAYVGTFGRHLSDYTPINEVPYNAEFLWSSHSPAGGILPDNFFRPYPGFNTINMQYFNLTSNYNALQVQMTHRFNKGLEFGVAYTWGRAMDYTDSYNGTVAMYQNLRAWNYGPAGWDIRNNLVVNYLWNIPKVSHAWNNFFTRAVLDNWQISGIASRVSGAPGAIALKTSNSANITGGGDGARVRLTCDPMARAPRSFGHWFNPACVTVPIAGVAATSATSGYTPGDPGNAPKVNYYLPADTNFDTALFKNIPFYREAVLQFRLETYNTFNHPEFSGLNNTATFANANSSSNPETDATFGQLSSTLNPRLLQLALRINF, encoded by the coding sequence ATGATGCGTAAATCTCCTCGTTGGAAGAGTGCCGCTCTGACCCTGCTGTGCGTCAGCTTCCTGGGCTTCGAAACAACCGCCCATCCTCAGACCTCCAGCGCAACCATCAGCGGGCATGTCGTGGACAAAAGCAATGGAGCTGTCCCCGCTGCGAAGGTGACGCTCATCAACCAGCTCACCAACGTTCGCGTGCAAACCAGTGTTCGCCACGACGGAGACTTCGTCTTCCCAGACGTCGAGCCGGGCACCTTCACCGTTGTCGTCGATGCCCAGGGATACAAGGAGCTGCGCAAGGTGAACCTCATCCTCAGCGCCTCGCAGAATCTTTCCGCCGGCACGCTCGTGCTGGACGTCGGCGAGGTCAACGAGTCGGTCACCGTCGCCGCGGACATCACTCCGATTCAGACCACGAGCTCCGAGCGCTCTGAGGTGCTCGACACCAAGCAGATGGAGAACCTTCTCGCCGTTGGTCGTGACGCAATGGCACTCACCCGCACGATGCCCGGCGTTGTGGTCAGCGGCGGCGGTGGCGGATACGGCTCCTCGAGCCTGGGCACGGAAGCGACGCCAACAGTGAACGGCGTCAACAGCGAATACAACTCCGCGACTGTTGACGGGGTCACGGGCAACACGCGCGGCCTCAGCACGCTGGACACGCCGCTGAACCTCGACGCGATTCAGGAAATCACGATCCTGACCGCGAACTACCAGGCCCAGTACGGCAAGACCGCCGGTTCGAACATCAATATCGTCACCAAGAACGGAACGTCACGCTTCCACGGCACGGCCTACGAGTACTTCCGCAACGAGGACCTGAACGCGAACTCATGGTTCAACAACTACACCGGCGCTCCGCGCGCCCGCTATCGTTACAACACCATCGGCGGCACGCTCGGCGGCCCGATCTTCTGGCCGGGTCACTTTGACCGTAATAAGAACAAGCTTTTCTTCTTCATCTCGGTCGAGGACTCACCGATCACAACGCCCGACGGCTTGAAGTACTACCGCGTGCCCACACAGCTCGAGGTGAGCGGCGACTTCTCGCAGACCTACAACCAGGGCACAGCAACGCAGAACGCCAGCACGCTTGTCCGCATCAAGGACCCCAACGCGTCTGGCGCATGCGCGGTCAACTCGGCTACACCCGGGCCTGGATGTTTTCAGAACAACGTGATTCCGCCGGCCGACATTAACAAGCAGGAACAAGCACTGCTGAACATCATTTACCAGAACACCCTTGTGCTGAACCCGCAGTTCGCGTTCAACAATGTCACGATCAGCAATAACAACTACAACTACATCACCAACTACTCGGCGGATAAACCTGTGAACCAGGAGATATTCCGAATCGACTACGCTCCGACACAGAAGATCCACATGTTCGGGCGCGGCGATCTCGAGACGGTGAACGACAACGACTTCTCATCTCCGGCGAACAACCTTCCGTGGCTGATGCGCGTGAACTACCGCACCACAAATCCGAACTTCGTCTACAACCTGATCTACACGTTCAAGCCGAATCTTGTGAACGAACTGAATCTCGGCACTGCAGGATGGAGCGAAACGCAGCTCTACAGTAATGCGGACCTCACGAAGGCGCAGCTCAGTTCGGGCGGGTACAACGTTCCGGCACTGTATCCGGGCGTCAATCCTCTGAACCTTCTGCCGGCCGTCAGCTTCGGTCTTACGAACTCTGCGAACTTCGGCTGGGACAGCCGGTTTCCGATGACCGATCAGGTCCGCTCTTATAGTGCGACCGACAACGTGACATGGATCCTCGGCCGCCACACGCTCAAAGGCGGTGTTGATGCGCAGACGGACTCCTACCTGCAGGTGAATCACAATCGCGTAGGCAACTTCTCCTACGCAACCGATACGAAAAATCCCAACAACTTCAACTTCGCCTATGCGAACACGTTGCTCGGCTACTTCGATACCATGAGCGAGGTCACGCAGCTGGTGAACTACAAGCCGCGCACGAACGCCTTCGAGTGGTACACGCAGGATCAGTGGCAGGCCACGAAGAAACTGCTGTTGGACTATGGTGTGCGCTACTCCTGGGACATCGCGCAGCGGCTGTCGGCAGGCAACAACTTCGCGCCGGAGTTGTACAGCGCATCGGCCGCCCCCATTCTGTATCAGCCCCTCAACAGCACCAACTCCGTCGATCCAACTACCGGAAACAAGTATCCGGCCGCCTATGCCGGCCTCTTCGTCCCGAACACCGGCAACCTGAGCAACGGCGTCCTCAACGTGAACACAAAAGGGTTCCCGCAAGGCACCGTCTACGGCAACGGAGTGCTGTTTGCGCCGCGCGTGGGCTTCGCGTTTGATCCGACAGGCCGCGGTAATTCGGTCATCCGCGGCGGCTACGGCATCTTCTACAACGTTCGCGCCCGCAGCGGGCAGGAGGGCGACCTAACGAACAACGCGCCGACGACAAACTCGCCGGAGCAGTTCTACGGAAATATCAACACCTTCCAGAACGCAAGCGGCCTGAACGGTCCCTTCAGTGTGAGTCATGCCATTCCGCTGCACCAGAAGACCATCTACACCGAGAACGCGAGCATCGGCGTTCAGCAGAAGTTAGGTTGGGGCACCGTATTCGATCTCGCATACGTCGGGACCTTTGGCCGCCACCTCAGCGACTACACGCCGATCAATGAAGTTCCTTACAACGCGGAGTTCCTCTGGTCGAGTCACAGCCCTGCGGGCGGCATTCTGCCGGATAACTTCTTCCGTCCGTATCCAGGGTTCAACACAATCAACATGCAGTACTTCAACCTCACGTCCAACTACAACGCGCTCCAGGTGCAGATGACGCATCGCTTCAACAAGGGACTGGAGTTCGGTGTCGCGTACACGTGGGGGCGCGCGATGGATTACACCGACAGCTATAACGGCACCGTTGCGATGTACCAGAATCTGCGCGCATGGAACTACGGGCCCGCAGGCTGGGACATTCGCAACAACCTGGTCGTGAACTACCTCTGGAATATTCCGAAGGTGAGCCATGCATGGAACAACTTCTTCACCCGCGCGGTGCTGGACAACTGGCAGATCTCCGGGATCGCTTCAAGAGTGAGTGGGGCACCGGGCGCCATCGCGCTGAAGACGAGTAACAGTGCGAACATTACGGGCGGCGGGGACGGAGCGCGCGTGCGGCTGACGTGCGACCCGATGGCGCGCGCACCGCGGAGCTTCGGTCACTGGTTCAACCCTGCGTGCGTCACCGTGCCGATTGCGGGTGTGGCAGCGACAAGTGCGACGAGCGGATACACGCCGGGCGATCCGGGGAATGCACCGAAGGTGAACTACTATCTGCCGGCAGATACCAACTTCGATACGGCGCTGTTCAAGAACATTCCGTTCTACCGCGAGGCAGTGCTGCAGTTCCGGCTCGAGACTTACAACACGTTCAACCATCCAGAGTTCAGCGGGCTGAACAATACCGCGACCTTCGCGAATGCCAACTCGTCAAGCAATCCGGAGACGGACGCGACGTTCGGGCAGTTGAGTTCAACACTGAATCCGAGGCTGTTGCAACTGGCGCTGAGGATCAATTTCTAG
- a CDS encoding glycoside hydrolase family 27 protein, whose protein sequence is MSLLSRLIGPVVLAAFFVSPLAVRSQKLAQTPPMGWNSWNHFHEKVDDATIRATADAMVSSGMRDAGYVYVNIDDTWEGQRDAQGVIHSNAKFPDMKALADYVHSKGLKLGIYSSPGAKTCAGFEGSLGHEVQDAQTYAAWGIDYLKYDLCGLRDQMKAAPSPEAAHKIMIEAYVKMRDALRGTGRPIVYSLCQYGEDAVWEWGASVGGNLWRTTGDISDNYARMADIGFSQAGLARFADPGHWNDPDMLEVGNGKMSNEEYRTHMSLWAILAAPLLAGNDLATMTDETKAILMNKEVIAVDQDALGRQGDRVYTEGPIEVWSKPLSGAIAVGIFNRQPKMLTAHVNFAKLGFSGAVRARDLWLHEDLGTLPVKYDVAIPAHGVLMLRVTK, encoded by the coding sequence ATGAGTTTGCTTTCGCGGCTGATCGGCCCGGTTGTTCTGGCCGCTTTCTTTGTCTCTCCGCTGGCCGTTCGGTCGCAGAAGCTGGCGCAAACGCCTCCGATGGGCTGGAACAGTTGGAACCACTTTCACGAGAAAGTGGACGACGCCACGATCCGGGCGACCGCGGATGCGATGGTCTCCTCCGGAATGCGCGACGCGGGCTACGTGTACGTCAACATCGACGACACGTGGGAGGGCCAGCGCGACGCACAAGGGGTCATCCATTCGAACGCGAAGTTTCCGGACATGAAGGCGCTCGCGGATTATGTGCACTCGAAGGGGCTGAAGCTCGGGATTTATTCATCGCCGGGCGCGAAGACCTGCGCGGGATTCGAGGGCAGCCTGGGGCATGAGGTTCAGGACGCCCAGACGTACGCCGCGTGGGGAATCGATTACCTGAAGTACGATCTGTGCGGGCTGCGCGATCAGATGAAGGCTGCGCCGTCGCCCGAGGCAGCACACAAGATCATGATCGAAGCCTACGTCAAGATGCGCGATGCGCTGCGCGGGACGGGGCGGCCGATCGTTTACAGCCTGTGCCAGTACGGCGAAGACGCCGTGTGGGAGTGGGGCGCGAGCGTGGGTGGGAACCTGTGGCGTACGACGGGCGATATCTCCGACAATTACGCACGCATGGCTGACATCGGCTTCAGTCAGGCGGGCCTTGCGCGCTTCGCGGACCCGGGGCACTGGAACGATCCGGACATGCTCGAAGTGGGCAATGGCAAGATGTCGAACGAAGAATATCGCACGCACATGAGCCTGTGGGCGATTCTGGCGGCTCCGCTGCTCGCGGGCAACGATCTCGCGACCATGACGGACGAGACCAAGGCGATCCTGATGAACAAAGAGGTGATTGCCGTCGATCAGGATGCGCTGGGCAGGCAGGGCGACCGCGTGTATACGGAAGGGCCGATCGAAGTGTGGTCGAAGCCGCTAAGTGGCGCAATAGCAGTAGGCATCTTCAATCGTCAACCAAAGATGCTTACGGCGCATGTCAATTTCGCGAAGCTTGGATTCAGCGGCGCCGTGCGGGCGCGCGATCTTTGGCTGCACGAGGATCTCGGAACGCTGCCGGTGAAATATGACGTTGCGATTCCTGCGCACGGCGTGCTGATGCTGCGCGTTACGAAGTAG
- a CDS encoding glycosyl hydrolase family 28 protein, producing MNDSSCSVTGLLTRRQWLGNAPAGAIALGLLGTKTLKAQPAHASGSDLGARVYNVRDFGAKGDGKAMDTAAVQAAIDACARDGGGTVLVPAGTFQIGTTELKSNVTLHIAAGATLLGSADGKQYHAVDAIPLHGDTTLVDGNWALLFAVHAKNVTIEGPGTINGQGNEFHSPVRGQTPPSGIGGGKRPYHVLAYQCEGLTIRNLDLIDCAYHSIRVIQSQRVHMDTLYIHNRVNGNNDGFHFISAKYVTVSNCVVLSQDDACALFGSCQNVTVTNSFFSTRWSVFRFGGGDVRNIAVSNCILHQVYGCPIKFQGNPGSTYENLSFSNILLDDVTGPIHVGVGPRAPRRTPPDAPPPAVKDDMMAAHEGESTTPAVLRNLSFSNIHGNVTTNPGQIDEAKVTSNANEGEKLSAIVFNCVGGATMENVSMSDVHLTFGGGGTAEDAARRELSEFAGEYFMLGPIPAYGIYARGVCGLTLQNIRLQTATQDLRPAVMFDRVTDAAVSGLSVMADAGAESALRFLSSKQVLVSAPRLLNDTKVFLSLEGAANERIVIDGGDISSAAQQVVVRDGASKEAVKFRE from the coding sequence GTGAACGATTCCTCATGTTCTGTAACTGGACTGCTCACGCGTCGTCAGTGGCTTGGGAATGCGCCTGCGGGGGCGATTGCTCTGGGTCTGCTGGGCACCAAGACGCTGAAAGCGCAGCCCGCGCATGCCTCGGGCAGTGACCTGGGCGCGCGCGTATACAACGTTCGTGACTTCGGCGCGAAGGGCGATGGCAAAGCGATGGACACGGCCGCGGTACAGGCGGCGATTGACGCATGCGCGCGCGATGGCGGAGGAACGGTGCTGGTGCCGGCAGGCACGTTTCAGATTGGTACGACAGAGTTGAAGAGCAATGTGACGCTGCACATCGCGGCGGGAGCAACGTTGCTGGGAAGTGCAGATGGCAAGCAGTATCACGCGGTGGATGCGATTCCGCTGCACGGCGATACGACGCTGGTGGACGGCAACTGGGCGCTGCTGTTTGCGGTTCACGCGAAGAATGTGACGATCGAGGGACCGGGAACGATCAACGGTCAGGGCAACGAGTTTCATTCACCGGTGCGCGGGCAAACTCCGCCGAGCGGAATCGGCGGAGGCAAGCGGCCGTATCACGTCCTGGCGTATCAGTGCGAAGGGCTGACAATCCGGAACCTTGACCTTATCGACTGCGCGTACCACAGCATCCGCGTGATTCAGTCGCAGCGCGTACACATGGACACTTTGTACATCCATAATCGCGTGAACGGAAATAATGATGGCTTTCATTTCATCAGCGCAAAGTATGTGACGGTGAGCAACTGCGTTGTGCTGTCGCAGGATGATGCGTGCGCGCTGTTCGGAAGCTGCCAGAACGTTACGGTGACGAACAGTTTCTTCTCGACACGCTGGTCCGTGTTTCGCTTTGGCGGCGGTGATGTGCGAAACATCGCGGTTTCGAACTGCATTCTGCACCAGGTGTACGGCTGCCCGATTAAATTTCAGGGCAATCCTGGCTCGACATACGAGAATCTTTCGTTCTCGAACATCCTGCTGGATGATGTGACGGGGCCTATCCACGTGGGCGTAGGCCCGCGCGCGCCACGGCGCACACCGCCGGATGCGCCTCCACCTGCGGTGAAGGATGACATGATGGCAGCGCACGAAGGTGAGTCGACGACGCCTGCCGTGCTGCGCAATCTTTCGTTCTCAAATATTCACGGCAATGTGACGACGAACCCCGGGCAGATCGATGAGGCGAAGGTGACGTCGAACGCTAACGAGGGTGAGAAACTTTCGGCGATTGTCTTCAACTGCGTCGGCGGCGCGACGATGGAGAACGTATCGATGTCGGATGTGCATCTGACGTTCGGGGGTGGAGGAACAGCTGAGGATGCGGCGCGGCGCGAGTTGTCGGAGTTTGCAGGCGAGTACTTCATGCTGGGGCCGATTCCCGCGTATGGGATCTACGCGCGCGGAGTGTGCGGCCTGACGTTGCAGAACATACGGCTTCAGACCGCGACGCAGGACTTGCGGCCTGCCGTCATGTTTGATCGCGTGACTGACGCGGCGGTGTCTGGGCTGAGCGTCATGGCGGATGCTGGCGCGGAGTCGGCGCTCCGGTTTCTATCGAGCAAGCAGGTGCTCGTCTCAGCGCCTCGGCTGCTGAACGATACGAAAGTTTTTCTATCGCTCGAAGGAGCTGCGAATGAGCGGATCGTTATCGATGGCGGAGACATATCGTCCGCTGCGCAACAGGTTGTCGTGAGAGATGGAGCCAGCAAGGAAGCGGTGAAGTTTCGCGAATAG
- a CDS encoding LacI family DNA-binding transcriptional regulator, translated as MRDIAKLAGVSSATVSNVINGSSVVRPETAERVRKVIEETRFVPNGSAATLKYGRSSSYGLIIPDITNPFFPEFIRSFEGILANNNQDMFLATTDLHVSRMQQTIRRMLIRQVDGVALLAAEIETEPIEALIHHRVPLVTMDRRVVGPGLSDIVIDYLSGLREAVRHLRELGHERVAYIGGSSGLTISDHRISAFHEAMNDAGLNVHPEYILAGNYRISGGESCMEELFGIDARPTAIMCANDLTAIGALRVIRRHGLSVPDDFSVVGFDDIEMSDIIQPPLTTIRLSRENLAQAFYTALSDFGKDPHVVGREYTVTSSLVLRSSTAAPANEMRSLRR; from the coding sequence ATGCGCGACATCGCGAAGCTGGCCGGCGTTTCGAGCGCCACGGTGTCGAACGTCATCAACGGCTCAAGCGTTGTGCGGCCGGAGACTGCGGAGCGTGTGCGCAAGGTGATCGAGGAGACCAGATTCGTTCCGAATGGAAGCGCGGCGACACTGAAGTACGGCCGCAGCAGCAGCTACGGGCTCATCATTCCGGACATCACAAATCCGTTCTTCCCTGAGTTCATTCGCAGCTTCGAAGGCATCCTGGCGAACAACAACCAGGATATGTTCCTCGCCACGACAGACCTGCACGTCTCACGCATGCAGCAGACGATTCGTCGGATGCTGATCCGGCAGGTGGATGGTGTGGCGCTGCTGGCAGCGGAGATCGAGACGGAACCAATTGAGGCCCTGATCCATCACCGTGTGCCGCTCGTGACGATGGACAGGCGCGTGGTCGGGCCGGGGCTCTCCGATATCGTGATCGATTACCTCAGCGGGTTGCGTGAGGCTGTGAGACATCTCCGTGAGTTGGGCCACGAACGCGTTGCATATATTGGCGGGTCGTCGGGGCTTACGATTTCGGATCATCGCATCAGCGCGTTTCATGAGGCGATGAATGATGCGGGTCTGAATGTGCATCCGGAGTACATTCTCGCCGGCAACTATCGGATATCCGGCGGTGAGAGCTGCATGGAAGAGCTGTTTGGCATCGACGCGCGACCCACGGCGATCATGTGCGCGAATGACCTCACCGCGATCGGCGCACTGCGGGTGATTCGGCGGCACGGCTTATCGGTGCCGGACGATTTCTCGGTCGTCGGGTTCGACGATATCGAAATGAGCGACATCATTCAGCCGCCACTCACAACCATTCGGCTGTCGCGGGAAAATCTTGCCCAGGCGTTCTACACAGCGCTGTCGGATTTCGGGAAGGACCCGCACGTAGTGGGCCGGGAGTACACGGTAACGAGTTCGCTGGTGCTGCGAAGCTCGACTGCAGCACCAGCAAACGAGATGCGCTCATTACGCCGCTGA